A DNA window from Macadamia integrifolia cultivar HAES 741 chromosome 4, SCU_Mint_v3, whole genome shotgun sequence contains the following coding sequences:
- the LOC122076598 gene encoding protein NRT1/ PTR FAMILY 2.13-like, which translates to MLHPSSSLDHLIPPSHHLYLHPTTKNHPEAQEPGAMEVAQSTQKLQRKHAGWKTMPYILGNEAFERLASYGLIMNFMLYLLNVFHLDQASAINIINIWSGTIYFSPLLGAFICDAYLGRFRTLAFASVASFLGLAALTLTAVVPALHPPTCSKQQQNSSNPCLGPTTGQMGFLFLGLGILTIGTAGIKPASLPFGVDQFDPTTEEGKKGINSFFNWYYTNFAIVMMISITIIVYIQSSVSWALGLGLPTAFMGISIVLFWLGTRLYVYVPPESSVFSGIVQVFVAAFHKRHLKLPPKEELPGLLYDPPMKATTVSKLPLTHQFSCLNKAAIVIDGEIKPDGSRLNAWRLCTIQQIEELKCLIRIVPIWASNVISFLSIAQQGTFMISQALKMDRHLGPKFQIPAGSMAAITMFTLGSWVPIYDRIVVPSLRRITKHEGGITLLQRIGIGMLFSILSMVVAGIVEEKRRALAINHAQTMSVFWLVPQFILMGFFDAFNIIGQIEFYYKQFPEHMKSIANSLISCSIAGGNYLSSLLIVIVRHKTRKHGHDWLDNDINAGRIDYFYFLIAALGVFNFICFLKCAHGYHYKGSTTTSHVEVAREDGHVDIELNSTKN; encoded by the exons ATGCTTCATCCCTCATCATCTCTAGATCACCTTATTCCACCAAGTCATCATCTTTACCTCCACCCCACCACGAAGAACCATCCGGAAGCTCAAGAACCTGGCGCAATGGAAGTAGCCCAATCAACCCAGAAACTTCAGAGGAAGCATGCTGGCTGGAAGACCATGCCCTACATTCTAG GGAACGAGGCGTTTGAGAGGCTAGCTTCGTATGGGTTGATAATGAACTTCATGTTGTATCTGCTCAATGTGTTTCACTTGGATCAAGCGTCCGCCATCAACATCATCAACATTTGGTCTGGTACCATTTACTTCTCTCCCTTGCTTGGTGCCTTCATCTGTGATGCTTACCTGGGCAGGTTTCGCACTTTGGCCTTCGCCTCCGTAGCTTCTTTCTTG GGACTAGCAGCTCTAACTCTGACTGCGGTGGTTCCGGCATTGCATCCACCCACATGCTCTAAGCAACAACAGAATTCGAGCAACCCATGTCTGGGCCCCACCACAGGTCAGATGGGCTTCCTGTTCTTGGGCTTGGGCATTCTGACGATTGGCACGGCCGGGATCAAGCCGGCGAGCCTACCCTTTGGGGTGGACCAGTTTGACCCCACAACAGAAGAAGGCAAGAAAGGGATTAACAGCTTCTTTAACTGGTACTATACTAACTTCGCCATAGTCATGATGATCTCCATCACCATTATCGTCTATATCCAATCAAGTGTCAGTTGGGCTTTGGGCCTGGGCCTTCCTACGGCTTTCATGGGAATCTCCATCGTGTTGTTTTGGCTTGGCACGCGGCTTTACGTCTACGTCCCGCCGGAGAGTAGTGTCTTCTCCGGTATCGTGCAAGTTTTTGTTGCTGCCTTCCACAAGCGTCATCTTAAGTTACCTCCTAAAGAAGAGCTTCCTGGGCTTCTCTATGATCCTCCCATGAAAGCAACCACCGTCTCAAAGCTTCCTCTCACACACCAGTTCAGTTGCCTGAACAAAGCAGCGATAGTTATAGATGGAGAAATAAAACCAGATGGATCTCGTTTGAACGCATGGAGGCTCTGTACCATCCAACAGATCGAAGAGCTTAAATGTTTGATTAGAATCGTGCCGATATGGGCTTCTAATGTAATCAGCTTCCTTTCCATAGCTCAACAAGGGACCTTCATGATCAGTCAAGCCTTGAAAATGGACCGCCACCTTGGACCCAAATTCCAGATCCCCGCCGGCTCCATGGCTGCTATAACAATGTTCACATTGGGTAGTTGGGTTCCAATCTATGATCGGATAGTTGTTCCATCACTTCGAAGAATCACCAAACACGAAGGTGGTATCACCCTTCTCCAGAGGATTGGAATTGGGATGTTGTTCTCGATCTTGTCCATGGTGGTTGCTGGCATTGTTGAGGAGAAGAGGAGGGCATTGGCCATCAACCACGCCCAGACAATGTCGGTTTTTTGGCTCGTTCCTCAGTTTATCCTTATGGGTTTCTTTGATGCTTTCAATATAATTGGACAGATCGAGTTTTATTACAAGCAATTCCCCGAACACATGAAAAGCATCGCCAATTCGCTCATCTCATGCAGCATTGCAGGAGGGAATTACCTAAGCAGCTTGCTTATAGTGATTGTGCGTCACAAAACTAGAAAGCACGGCCATGACTGGTTGGACAATGACATTAATGCTGGGAGGATTGATTACTTCTACTTCCTTATAGCAGCTCTGGGTGTCTTCAATTTTATCTGCTTTCTGAAATGTGCACATGGATATCATTACAAGGGTAGTACTACTACTAGTCATGTGGAAGTTGCAAGAGAAGATGGGCATGTTGATATTGAATTAAACTCAACCAAGAACTAG